In Rhodococcus pseudokoreensis, the DNA window CACTCGGCAGCAACTCGATGTCGAGGGTCAGCCCGAGTTCGGCGACGGCGTCGTGCGCTGTGACCTGGACGGTGCCCGCACCGACGGAGACGAGTTCCGGGTCCGGCGACGGCCGGTGCTCGGCCCCGTCGACGATCAGCGTGGTGGTCGTGAACAGCGGCGACCAGTCGGTGCCGTCCCGGTGGCCCGCGATCCCGGGTTTGCCCACCCACCCGGTGTGGTGTTCCGGGAGGATCGACAGCCTCACCGGGAGGTCGACGACATTGCCCGCAGGGGGCTCGACGTTCGCCTGCGCCAGGGCCTGCGTGTCGGTGACACTCAGGTCGCCGAGCGCCGCACCCCAGTGCACGATCGCCGGCAACCGGCCCCCGGTGACGTCGAGCACGACGGACACGCCGCCGGCGGTGAGGTGAACGTACGCGTGCGGTGAGACGGTGGCGCTCACTTGTTGGCTCCCATCGTGAGTCCGGAAACGAAATGTCGCTGCAGCGCGACGAATACGAGCACCGTCGGCAGCGCGACGAGCACCGATCCGGCGGCGAGCAGGTTGGTGTCGGTGAAGAAGCTGCCCTGCAGATTCTGCAGCGCGGTGGTGACCGGCAGCTTGTCGCCGCTGACCATCAACGCGAGGGCCCAGAAGAAATCGTTGTAAATCCAGGTGATCATGAGCGTCGCGAGCGCGGCCAGCGCCGGTCGGCACAGCGGCAGCACCACCTGCCAGTACTGGCGGAACAGTCCGGCGCCGTCGACCGTGGCGGCCTCGAGCAGTTCGGGGGGAACGGTCTTCATGTAGTTGCTCAGCACGAACACGCAGAAGCCGGTCTGAAAGGCGACGTGCACCAGGATCAGTCCCCAGTAGCTGTCGTAGAGCGAGCCCGACGAACTCATCCAGTACGGCAGCGGAATCGCGTTGTACAGACGGAACAACGGGGTCAGCAGCGTCTGCTGCGGCAGCAGGTTACCTGCGATGAACACCGCCAGCATGATCACGTTGAACTTCCACGGGAACCGGGCGAGCACGAACGCCGCCATCGACCCGATGAACAGGATCAGCAGCACCGCCGGGATGGTGATGATCATCGAGTTGAGGAAGTAGTGCGGGATCCCGCCGACCTCCCACG includes these proteins:
- a CDS encoding carbohydrate ABC transporter permease — translated: MTMTTPLADRSAPADRTGPRNRSAVANRRRLSAAHAAMYLLLTALALLWIFPLLWALYNSFRDYDYVLTHGYLSVGGFTLSNYTESWEVGGIPHYFLNSMIITIPAVLLILFIGSMAAFVLARFPWKFNVIMLAVFIAGNLLPQQTLLTPLFRLYNAIPLPYWMSSSGSLYDSYWGLILVHVAFQTGFCVFVLSNYMKTVPPELLEAATVDGAGLFRQYWQVVLPLCRPALAALATLMITWIYNDFFWALALMVSGDKLPVTTALQNLQGSFFTDTNLLAAGSVLVALPTVLVFVALQRHFVSGLTMGANK